The following coding sequences are from one Acomys russatus chromosome 16, mAcoRus1.1, whole genome shotgun sequence window:
- the LOC127200723 gene encoding RNA guanine-N7 methyltransferase activating subunit, producing the protein MSDTSEVIANFEEMFAKRFTEDDKEYQEYLKHPPESPPIVEEWNSRAGGNQRNRGSWLQDNRQFRGRDNRQGWPSDNRSSQWHGRSWGNNYPQQRPEPYYQQQYGQYSHNQQPPYGHY; encoded by the coding sequence ATGAGTGATACTTCTGAAGTAATTGCAAATTTTGAAGAGATGTTCGCAAAAAGATTCACAGAAGATGACAAAGAGTACCAGGAATACTTGAAACACCCTCCCGAATCCCCTCCGATTGTCGAGGAATGGAATAGCAGAGCTGGTGGTAAtcaaagaaacagaggcagctgGCTGCAAGATAACAGACAGTTTAGAGGTAGGGATAACAGACAAGGATGGCCGAGTGACAATCGATCAAGTCAGTGGCATGGACGGTCATGGGGTAACAACTACCCCCAGCAGAGGCCGGAGCCTTACTATCAACAACAGTACGGACAGTACAGTCACAACCAGCAGCCTCCGTATGGTCACTACTGA